GTGTAAACGATACAACGGGGCTAGATGATAGGACTTTTGTCTTCTGCCTGCTCCGGTCATATCTtaactcaaaatattttgtaaataacttattatGAAAATGAcgaaataaactatataaaaaaaaaaaaaaaaatgtccaaaCGTTGCGAAATAAATGGTTAACTGTATTTTTAGTGAAGCTAACAGTTTTGTTtaactaagaagccaagaaagATAAAAGTAAGCAgaactaaaaaagtattaaaaaaattatatttcattagagaaagcaaattaaattattattaataatttatttacttcaaaCCCTCAGGGTTTGAAGTAAATAAATTGCTAGTTAAtattaattactaaaatattcgtcatttttaagtaaatatcggttttttaatctttttctggCAGTTATATGCGAAAAAATTGTACTTCACTGCTCCGAGTgactttaaacaaaagaaaaacagaGCAAGTTTTGTCTTCCTGATAATATACGTGATGGTGACATTTATACCCTGGCAAGTGGAAATTTtgcacaaaattttataaatcaagttcagaaaaacttttaagaaactCAAAAGTTCTTAATGAAAGTGCTTAACTAAGAACGCCGATATTTAACAAAACGGGTTAATAAGCCTCTTCGCAGTCTAACaccatcattttttttcttttttatgcttaatttttttctgattacAAAAAACATGCGTTAGTGAAGAATGAAGCTGACAAACttttcaaaagaaatcaaattaaCATTAAACTACTATCAaacaaataattcaattttcatttaatatcaATAAACCATAACGAAGGGTAACAGAAGCATCAAAAAGCACCAACAATGGATCACCATAGAATcttgaattcttaaaaaagcattaaaacgcatttaaaaaagaaaccacTCTGCggtaataaaaaatgtcaataaaacattaaataaaagaatcaaTAACATagcaataaacaatttaaaaaaacttcaaattcgTAAACATACGTCGAAAATACATCAAAACAAGAATCAAAAGTCAAAATacaaacatcaataaaaaaaaaaatctctacaTCTCTAAAGATTATTGAAaacgtcaataaaaaaaaataccatactacgaaaaaagtttttcttgatTGTGAGTTGATGTAAGCAGTTGAGCCGTTAATCATCGGCTTGTCTGATCAAATCAAAGCATATTTCGAGCCCTTTTTCTGAAGACATGATAGCTTTCACTTCATCGTCACCACCGATACTAATTATAGCGTTAGTAAGCTCAACCAACCGAGATGTAGAAGCTGCATCATAAGATTTGACAAACGCTTGCAAAAAGACTACGTCATTGAGCAGAGGATTGGCATACCTAACGTCAGCTACGGATTGTACAACGCAGGATCTCATTATTTGTGGCGATGAACAAATCTCTTCGGGAACCTCAGAAGCGTTTTTATTGCTGAAGGAAGGGAGTATAGATCCTATCTTATGAAAAGCTTTATCAATAGCTATTCCCAAATGAGCAAATGCTCCTAACTTATCTAAATCATTTATAACCTTTTCCTCATTTTCGCTCTTTAATTTGtcaattgttttttcatatttagaaatttttctattaaattcaTCTTCTATTGCAGCAATGCGTGAAGCTGCTTCCTGCTCATTTATTTGTCCTTGCTTCTCAGTAATTTCGATGAGCACGTTTTCtagattttttataacaaccactgcaattttttctattttcaagcGAAACTCCTCGCTTTCCTTTAGTTTTAGTATGTCATCTATATGTTGAATAATGGTTGCTTTGTTCATTAAGTTGAGCACGGCTATTGCTTTTCCAGCGCCTTCTTTGTCGATGACTTGCAGTTTTACTAACATTTGCGTAAGCGTTTCTCCTTTGTTTGCGACAATTGTTTGGATCTCCCCAAGTTTTCTCTGTATCTCGTTTTTAATTAGCTCAAGTGTTTCCTTATCTGCACTAgcaacttcatttttaaaacagtgaGAAATGGTTCTGTACTTTTTCTCTAAACCATTCAAAAGCACGTCAATATCAGGCATGCCGGCTAGAAGAAGTTTCTGTCGTAACAAAAATATCTGCGACTTCTCCGACACGCTAGGGGAAACTTTTTGCAGAAACTCAGTAAGCAAAGGTGTGGCACTGTTGATTGCATCTTCAATACCAGCATTAAGTCTTTCAACCCCCAATCCTAACACTGCTTTTCTAAAAATACCGATACGTTCTGGATATTCAATTAGACTACTTACAATGGACCTACAGCTCTTGTCAATATTACTTGCAGatctcaaaattttttcagttagaAGCTCGCATAAAAATTCGATATTAACAGTATCTCCATCGCAGTCAGACggagttttgttaaaaataagtacGAGACTTTGAAACGCTGACGATATATCCTCATTGAATATGCGCCTGACGGATTCAAGCAAACTTACGAACGAAGACACGTTGTCATTATACAACTCTGAGAAGTCagtaactaaaacaatttttgcagaTTTAACTCCTCTCAACAAAGTCTTGATATAAAAAGAGTTCGTAATATCTTGGACTTCCCCTCTAGAGTCGCTAAAACCTGGTGCGTCCCACAAAATTAATCCATTAATACAGCTTTCGTTTCCTACAACCCACTTAGTCGGCAATGTTGTCACAGAAACTGCTTCAATTCCGATCTCCGGACCAACTGTTTTGCCATCCTTTTTTACTAAAAAGGTTTTTCCAAGCTTCAGTTTGACAGCTACTAGCCCGTTaccaattaaaaagttaatgagCGTGCTCTTACCAGACTTTGTAGTACCTAGAACAATACTGATGTCTTCGTGTTTTACTTTTGCTTTTAGAAGGGCATCTGCGTCCAAAATCGCATTCTCAATTTGCTGAACTACCTCGATTTCTGGTTTTATGGCTGATTGCATTATTGGGAACTGCTGCAACTTAGAATTCATTGCAAATCTAAAGGAAAGGTGAATACttaatttataagtaaaaagctTATGAACATATTTTTCTTAGATATACATTGCTTTTAAGATAAATTGCTCGACTAGGGCAGCATCAAAAAGTCAGAGgagcatttaaatttatttaaaaaaataaataataaattgcgcaacttaaaaagaaaaaaaaaaccgattaaattacaaataatctCGAAAAGACTCTTTTTTGAGAGTCACGCTattccaacatttttttaataaaattgtttaaaattaaaaaaagccttTTCTTGTACTTTGATCTGTagcattatttttatgttaagtaATTTCTCGATTCCACACTGTTGATGGTAGCGCTAATCAATTGATCAAAGagggttttttaattttcttgtccTACTTTGCAGATGAAATCTATGGATTATTGTTGATAAAGTTATACATTCTTTGAAAcgaaaacaacttattttaaatatggaaaaagtttattttttcgcttGATCACTAGTTAACATCCACTTTTTTATTCCGAGACaagaatagatttttatttttcatctaACAACCACTAACCGTTTTTCTTCTGCACCTAAATTTTGGCTCGTTACTTTTTAGGTCCACGGTTTTTGCTGTTTGTGTTTGCATTCTAATAACttaaaacagtttgtttacttttttaagaaattactTCTAAGTTAATAAGTTTgtagttaaaagtttttcaaaacataatacTAATGAAGAACTCGCCTacttttatttctcaaaacTACACAAAAAGCTAAATTAGAGTTTATAGGACTCTTGGCAGAGCGTAATTATAATAGGGGAGGATCGGTTGGGGTAAACCACGTGTAGGAGCGAATCATtgattttatagttaaaatatgCCTAGGAAAAGACCCCAGGTTTTTTACTGGATGTCTGTGCAGGTGTCTGCATAAGCGGTGTATTCCACTTTATTCCGTGCAAAAGTAAAATTTCCgtgctttttaaaagttttttaaaaaacatgctgGCTATATTGAGACATCAGAAAGTCGTTATATAAAACaactaacaaataataaattaaatttaaaaaaaaggtttttttatgcATAAACCACGTGCTTATtgtgcatttattattttaatcaagtTGCTCAGCTTGGGGAGGAACGTGTCATTCTTTCTCGGGTATGACTGAAGTGCGACTCAATCAtactttgtataaaatttatattaaaaaggttattGTTTTCTGGGTAAATAAATTGCCAAGTTTGACTTTTTGAATTTCAGTAGGAAACTCGTAtgctattttaaagtaaagctACTTTTGCCTCGAAAGCATAgaagaactatttaaaaagcaaaaactcCCAGTAAATATACGAAAGAagctattattttaataattaaggaTAAAGTAAGTAACAACAAAGAACTCTAGAATCTTATATGCACTTCATCTTTACTTGAAAATTTGCTAATACTCAATAGTGCTACTATACTACTTGTGGCTACCTTAATATTTGCAAGCTGTTTTTTGCTATAGCACTTGTTTCTTTTGTTATTGGATTAGTAACACAGAATGTGAACAAATTATCTTTTTTGTAGTTTATAcattatgtttgttttattaaattagtttaaaatgatgttaaaatttattgctGCACCGTTACTTAAATTATGTTTTGCTTAAAGATAGAGTGTTTGTTACCTTATGTTCAATTAATTAGTTTAGACAATagttagttttaattttctCGTAAATAAGGCTCACTCCTGCGATTTTCATGGTTCACTCCTACCCATGTCAGGTAAAAATGAATCAGTAGGTATACATGAATTATAGTTTAAGtttatgaataatataaaaCGTCTTGGAGTGGCAGTATTTCTCTTACTGTAGTTACCCGCCTTAAAATGACTTAAGATCCCCTCAAGAGTCCCTTAGTGGTCCagagtatttttctaaaaaaggaATATGTGAgctaaataaatatgttttaattattatatatacttattttaacacGAAGCAAAATTATCTTTAACTTTGTCCGGATTTTTAGTTACCACCCGTTATTGTAACGTACCTCTTCACAAAGGAAAGTGCTTTGAACGTTAccacattttgaaaaattattagtttgtttacttttttataaaatttacaattgtcTTGGAAAAAGTTTTGCgattttagtttgattttatgggaaataattttaatgatgaaaaagtgttttttttgtttgtttttagttttacatcaaaacactaaaagtttttttgaaaatacctaGTAGTTCGAAAGAGATTGCAGTTTCACGCAACGTCTATATTGAGATCTAAATACCCGAAAATCGCCTGGTTCCTGGCGTAAGTTGGCGGGAAAATAGACGCGGTCAAGATGTGTTAAAAATTAGCCAAATAGACAAAAGATACTTAACACCAAGTCAAAATACGGGACAAAGAGAGTTTACGCATTTGGAGATGATCACATTCCGATATCAAAAGCAATATGGGAAtggattttgaaaacttttttgtcacacaataaataaattgcCGCGAAAGCAGCAAAAAAGATCCCTTCAATCGTAACTGGTAACGTGTTGCGGAATTTAAAATCGGCTgcttcgattaaaaaaaaacttttatttatgtgaaaacataacaaatcttTCATTAAACGCCGTTAATTTAGTTTAAGGCGAAATGCCAGTATCC
This genomic interval from Hydra vulgaris chromosome 01, alternate assembly HydraT2T_AEP contains the following:
- the LOC136074979 gene encoding uncharacterized protein LOC136074979 codes for the protein MLFAMNSKLQQFPIMQSAIKPEIEVVQQIENAILDADALLKAKVKHEDISIVLGTTKSGKSTLINFLIGNGLVAVKLKLGKTFLVKKDGKTVGPEIGIEAVSVTTLPTKWVVGNESCINGLILWDAPGFSDSRGEVQDITNSFYIKTLLRGVKSAKIVLVTDFSELYNDNVSSFVSLLESVRRIFNEDISSAFQSLVLIFNKTPSDCDGDTVNIEFLCELLTEKILRSASNIDKSCRSIVSSLIEYPERIGIFRKAVLGLGVERLNAGIEDAINSATPLLTEFLQKVSPSVSEKSQIFLLRQKLLLAGMPDIDVLLNGLEKKYRTISHCFKNEVASADKETLELIKNEIQRKLGEIQTIVANKGETLTQMLVKLQVIDKEGAGKAIAVLNLMNKATIIQHIDDILKLKESEEFRLKIEKIAVVVIKNLENVLIEITEKQGQINEQEAASRIAAIEDEFNRKISKYEKTIDKLKSENEEKVINDLDKLGAFAHLGIAIDKAFHKIGSILPSFSNKNASEVPEEICSSPQIMRSCVVQSVADVRYANPLLNDVVFLQAFVKSYDAASTSRLVELTNAIISIGGDDEVKAIMSSEKGLEICFDLIRQADD